Proteins from one Anaerohalosphaeraceae bacterium genomic window:
- a CDS encoding NADH-quinone oxidoreductase subunit C codes for MAALSRLWFYNNQPLEAAQIPVVSLEEFTNAVRNAAAVGMRIASFFAALSGPHLVCLYAVIADENTGRLTVLSAAAQDKYPSLTPDCPQVHLFEREIAEQWGILPQGHPWLKPVRFHPCYRSGKEIWKQQNNPSILPSVMNFYRLEGEQIHEVAVGPVHAGIIEPGHFRFQCLGEHVSHLEISLGYQHRGIERRLIGVPTPRTYALIQTAAGDTTIGHTTAYCQLLESMADIQAPPRAQAIRGIALELERLANHTGDLGALANDVGYLPTASFCGRIRGDFLNLTALLCGNRFGRNLLCPGGVRFDLTAEKTDQMRRRLRQLKKDVTVAVELLWNTPSVLARFEETGKIDEQTCRQLGLVGVAARACGIETDVRFRFPAGVYQFAQVPVSTWHTGDVFARAYVRWLEIQRSLAFLLELLENCPGGPIQTDWNGAAPNRFCVSLTEGWRGEICHAAATDAQGRLAFYKIIDPSFHNWTGLAMALRGQQISDFPLCNKSFNLSYCGHDL; via the coding sequence ATGGCTGCCTTGTCTCGTTTGTGGTTTTACAATAATCAGCCGCTGGAAGCCGCACAGATACCGGTGGTTTCTCTGGAAGAATTCACCAACGCGGTGCGAAACGCCGCGGCGGTCGGAATGCGGATTGCCTCGTTCTTCGCCGCCCTATCTGGTCCTCATTTGGTGTGCTTGTATGCCGTGATTGCCGATGAGAATACCGGACGGCTGACGGTTCTGTCCGCTGCGGCTCAAGACAAATATCCATCGCTGACGCCGGACTGCCCGCAGGTGCACCTGTTCGAACGGGAAATTGCTGAACAATGGGGCATCCTTCCCCAAGGGCACCCCTGGCTCAAGCCCGTCCGGTTTCATCCCTGCTATCGAAGCGGAAAGGAGATCTGGAAACAGCAAAACAACCCAAGCATCCTGCCTTCCGTTATGAACTTTTATCGGCTCGAGGGGGAACAGATTCACGAAGTGGCCGTCGGTCCGGTTCATGCCGGAATTATTGAGCCGGGGCATTTTCGGTTTCAATGTTTGGGAGAGCATGTTTCCCATCTTGAGATTTCCCTGGGCTATCAGCACCGCGGCATTGAACGCCGTCTCATCGGCGTCCCGACCCCCCGCACCTATGCCTTGATTCAGACGGCTGCCGGAGATACCACCATCGGCCATACCACCGCGTACTGTCAGCTGCTTGAATCGATGGCGGATATCCAGGCGCCTCCGCGTGCTCAGGCCATTCGCGGCATTGCCCTTGAACTGGAACGGCTGGCCAATCACACCGGCGATCTCGGGGCGCTGGCCAATGATGTCGGATATCTGCCGACCGCCTCGTTCTGCGGACGCATCCGCGGCGATTTTCTGAATCTGACCGCCCTGCTGTGCGGCAATCGATTCGGGCGAAATCTTCTCTGCCCGGGCGGCGTGCGGTTTGATTTAACCGCCGAGAAAACGGACCAGATGCGCCGCCGCCTTCGGCAACTGAAAAAAGACGTCACGGTCGCCGTGGAACTGCTGTGGAACACCCCATCGGTACTGGCCCGATTTGAAGAAACAGGCAAGATTGATGAACAAACCTGCCGGCAGCTGGGGCTGGTCGGCGTGGCAGCACGGGCCTGCGGCATCGAAACGGATGTGCGATTCCGCTTTCCCGCCGGCGTATACCAATTCGCCCAAGTGCCTGTGTCCACCTGGCATACAGGCGATGTATTCGCCCGGGCCTACGTCCGCTGGCTTGAGATTCAGCGGTCGCTGGCCTTTCTGCTGGAACTGCTGGAAAACTGCCCCGGCGGTCCCATTCAAACCGATTGGAACGGCGCCGCTCCCAACCGCTTCTGCGTAAGTCTGACGGAGGGATGGCGGGGAGAGATTTGCCACGCCGCCGCGACAGACGCCCAAGGACGCCTGGCCTTCTACAAAATTATAGACCCGTCTTTCCATAACTGGACGGGGCTGGCGATGGCCCTTCGCGGCCAGCAGATTTCCGATTTCCCGCTGTGCAATAAAAGTTTTAATTTGTCCTACTGCGGACATGACTTGTAA
- the nuoB gene encoding NADH-quinone oxidoreductase subunit NuoB, translating to MIRALLARLQQKHRTVGFPKTEPTLPPDFLGRPELFPQRCSADCRRCIEVCPTSAVQKKDTVALDMGRCLFCGRCAEKCPSGVIRFSRDYRLAASTKADLLLKGEEYKRAETLGKELKRLFGRSLKLRQVSAGGCNACEADTNVLTTVVFDLSRFGIQFVASPRHADGLLITGPVPENMKLALEKTYQAVPAPKLVIAVGSCAISGGPFAGHPEVHNGADGIVPVDLYIPGCPPHPITILDGLLRLLGRID from the coding sequence ATGATTCGTGCCCTTCTGGCCCGCCTTCAGCAGAAACACCGAACCGTCGGTTTCCCGAAAACCGAACCGACATTGCCTCCGGATTTTCTCGGACGCCCGGAGCTCTTTCCCCAGCGATGTTCCGCAGACTGCCGGCGCTGTATTGAGGTCTGCCCCACCAGTGCCGTTCAGAAAAAGGACACTGTGGCACTGGACATGGGCCGATGCCTCTTCTGCGGACGATGTGCGGAGAAATGTCCTTCCGGAGTAATTCGATTCTCGCGGGATTATCGGCTGGCAGCCTCGACAAAAGCTGACCTGCTTTTAAAAGGAGAAGAATACAAACGAGCTGAAACATTGGGAAAAGAGCTGAAACGGCTCTTCGGCCGCTCCCTGAAACTCCGGCAGGTTTCCGCAGGCGGCTGCAACGCCTGCGAGGCAGATACAAATGTGCTGACGACCGTCGTTTTCGACTTGAGCCGCTTCGGCATTCAGTTTGTGGCCTCGCCGCGGCACGCAGACGGCCTGCTGATTACAGGTCCGGTGCCGGAAAATATGAAGCTGGCTCTCGAGAAAACCTATCAGGCCGTGCCGGCTCCGAAACTTGTGATTGCCGTCGGCTCCTGCGCAATTTCCGGCGGCCCCTTTGCCGGACATCCCGAAGTGCACAACGGCGCTGACGGGATTGTCCCCGTGGATTTGTATATCCCCGGCTGCCCGCCTCATCCGATTACAATTCTGGACGGTCTGCTTCGGCTGTTGGGCCGAATTGACTAA
- a CDS encoding glycoside hydrolase family 2 TIM barrel-domain containing protein, with the protein MGNVGHRRDALKIKEAGFDYIRTAHYPQDPAFMDACDELGILVMNAIPGFQYIGGTTFRNHSYQMMREVIRRDRNRPSVIAWELSLNETDFNSTYASTAVNIGRAEYPGAYISGWLYDWIYDIFIATPTAGARTYSSSKPLIISEYGHWEYGGDGCASDVRRGSVGDKYAYGETAMLAQVVNHMDGYSQNLGMTYLCGDGLWAGIDYGPYPSGVLDIYRLPKFSYYFWRSQRDPDVQIEGVDGGPMVFIANHWRSSSPTTVTVYSNCQRVRLFLNDVLIDERSPDTGTNLPHPPFTFSGLTWSSGVLRAEGLIDGQVVAQHQVRTPGAARSLSPAFDTTDVPANGSELVFVYVSILDANGTLVPTASSTMVTLSVSGPAELVSPAAVKSEAGIATGLIRVLETPGLITVTASASGLTSGSASFTSRAD; encoded by the coding sequence ATGGGCAATGTCGGGCACCGGCGCGATGCCCTCAAGATTAAGGAAGCGGGGTTTGACTATATCCGCACGGCGCATTATCCGCAGGACCCGGCGTTTATGGACGCCTGCGATGAACTGGGGATTTTGGTGATGAATGCGATTCCGGGCTTTCAGTACATTGGGGGCACGACATTCCGCAATCATTCCTATCAGATGATGCGGGAGGTGATTCGGCGGGACCGCAATCGGCCTTCGGTGATTGCCTGGGAGCTGTCGCTCAACGAGACGGATTTCAACTCGACCTATGCTTCGACCGCTGTGAATATCGGACGGGCGGAGTACCCGGGGGCGTATATCAGCGGCTGGCTGTATGACTGGATTTACGATATTTTTATTGCCACTCCCACGGCCGGGGCGCGGACCTACAGCAGTTCCAAGCCCCTGATTATCAGCGAATACGGCCACTGGGAATACGGCGGCGACGGCTGTGCCAGCGATGTGCGGAGAGGGTCTGTGGGGGATAAATATGCCTACGGCGAAACGGCGATGCTGGCGCAGGTCGTCAATCATATGGACGGCTACAGCCAGAATCTCGGAATGACTTACCTGTGCGGCGACGGGCTGTGGGCGGGTATCGATTACGGGCCGTATCCGTCCGGCGTGCTGGATATCTATCGGCTGCCGAAGTTTTCGTACTATTTCTGGAGGAGCCAGCGGGATCCCGATGTGCAAATCGAGGGGGTTGACGGCGGGCCGATGGTCTTTATCGCCAATCACTGGCGGTCTTCTTCGCCGACGACGGTCACGGTGTACAGCAATTGTCAGCGAGTGCGGCTGTTTCTGAATGATGTTCTGATAGACGAGCGGTCTCCGGATACAGGGACGAATCTGCCGCATCCGCCGTTTACCTTCAGCGGGCTGACGTGGAGTTCGGGCGTCCTGCGGGCCGAGGGGCTCATCGATGGACAGGTGGTCGCCCAGCATCAGGTCCGAACCCCCGGTGCAGCCCGGTCTTTGTCGCCGGCCTTTGATACGACGGATGTGCCGGCGAATGGTTCGGAGCTGGTGTTTGTCTATGTTTCCATTTTGGATGCCAATGGAACACTGGTTCCGACAGCGTCGAGTACCATGGTTACGCTGTCCGTCTCCGGGCCGGCGGAGCTGGTTTCACCGGCTGCGGTCAAATCCGAGGCGGGGATTGCAACCGGCCTGATTCGGGTTCTCGAAACGCCGGGGCTGATTACCGTGACGGCTTCCGCATCGGGCCTGACATCCGGCAGTGCTTCGTTTACCAGCCGTGCGGATTAG
- a CDS encoding cellulase family glycosylhydrolase translates to MEMIQSMRMKKGFQSVAVLLWTAAVCALDAGGAGRSEAQRGLFIDAEGVLRRQDTQQEAALFGVNYCLPSGYSFRAAGYVGADRKKTVEADMAHLARLGLDGLRLSFWGDWENSDRQGNLIDNEHLDLLDYVIAQAEKRGISILLTPITLYSPVWPEPEEMNTCQGFPRFFPKRELGINPEAIAVQQRYLSQIVQHVNRYTGRAYKDEPAIVMIEPVNEPHHHPGQKPVEYINVLIQAIRDAGWNKPIVFNVSQDMTIAPAVRDSRADGATFGWYPTGLVSGFTLTSNFLLRVESYRLLFDPALKNKPKVVYEFDTADVAGSYLYPAIARTFRSGGAQFAAMFTYDPLPLASRNLEYQTHYLNLVYTPNKAVSLLIAAECFRRLPRSFTASESNRFGPVRVSFEEDLSELVTEREFFYSNTTQTTPPKPERLERVIGCGCSPVVEYEGTGAYFLERQTEGLWRLEVYPDVVWIRDPFGRPSRGRQAAYLACGTRRMKIAVPDLGTSFTYEGADEGNSLAGRAAQGTLEIQPGVYRLQREPSVSAAADFSREYIVPARQKNPVVIHHLPPRQIAEGRPFAVRVKGVWEQPPQEVVCWVRRQAGAEFEKIPMKPLSRFDYEASIEGKAGQLIEYAVSVIQEGQMLTFPARIVGPPTSSMKAEAAPQVLFDAAAVSQTPELRQWSARHASVSLPEEGGRRRLRVQTAGFEANGAVSIELALNSPPPSEGPDVFEKETYEDAVLIFKGRPLSEQTDRLELLLIDRYGMQNKHLLRLDGRKGRTEILLKDVCIANLKTARLTFGAWLFPGSEGASHGFELEEIAVRPSPPLWQVPVAAAESEFVLFEASADSGRLIFPNSEHRVSFRHRLTSGTTADNTALRVDVPTFRPAPQDVSFRLLLDERIEPRREDLKRLNAVRVRVRAGLPKTRQMELLFIGRDGWVRGVRIPLTDEWKEHEIPLSRLEPMTASWLPRPYPTVGLDYWDQPDRSGGGPVDWSRLEAVQVSFGARLFPEAANEPHALEIERIFLVRSVRQEQ, encoded by the coding sequence ATGGAGATGATACAATCGATGCGGATGAAGAAAGGATTTCAATCAGTCGCTGTGCTGCTTTGGACGGCGGCGGTTTGTGCCCTGGATGCCGGAGGAGCGGGGCGGTCCGAAGCCCAGAGGGGTCTTTTTATAGATGCGGAAGGCGTGCTTCGCCGGCAGGACACCCAGCAGGAGGCCGCCCTGTTTGGGGTGAATTACTGTCTGCCGTCCGGCTACAGTTTCCGGGCCGCCGGCTATGTCGGGGCGGACCGCAAAAAGACGGTGGAGGCGGATATGGCCCATCTGGCTCGGCTGGGGCTGGACGGGCTTCGGCTCAGTTTCTGGGGAGACTGGGAAAACAGCGACCGGCAGGGCAATCTCATTGACAATGAGCATCTGGATTTGCTGGATTATGTGATTGCCCAGGCCGAGAAAAGAGGGATATCCATTCTGCTGACGCCGATTACGCTGTACAGTCCGGTCTGGCCAGAGCCGGAGGAAATGAACACCTGTCAGGGATTCCCGCGTTTTTTCCCCAAGCGCGAACTGGGCATTAATCCGGAGGCGATTGCCGTTCAGCAGCGGTATCTTTCGCAGATTGTTCAGCATGTCAATCGCTATACGGGCCGTGCTTACAAAGATGAGCCGGCGATTGTGATGATTGAACCGGTCAATGAGCCGCATCATCACCCGGGCCAAAAGCCCGTGGAGTATATCAATGTCTTGATTCAGGCGATTCGGGACGCCGGCTGGAACAAGCCGATTGTTTTCAACGTCAGTCAGGATATGACGATTGCACCGGCCGTGCGGGATTCCCGAGCCGATGGGGCCACGTTCGGCTGGTATCCGACGGGTCTGGTCAGCGGCTTTACCCTCACGAGCAATTTCCTGCTGCGGGTGGAGTCGTATCGGCTTTTGTTTGACCCGGCCTTAAAGAACAAGCCCAAAGTCGTTTACGAATTTGATACGGCGGATGTGGCGGGCTCGTATCTGTATCCGGCGATAGCCCGCACATTTCGCAGCGGCGGGGCTCAGTTTGCGGCGATGTTCACCTATGACCCGCTGCCGCTGGCCTCGAGAAATCTCGAATATCAGACTCATTATCTTAATCTGGTTTATACGCCGAATAAGGCCGTCAGTCTGCTGATTGCGGCCGAGTGCTTCCGCCGTCTGCCGAGGAGCTTTACCGCATCGGAATCAAACCGTTTCGGGCCGGTGCGGGTCAGTTTCGAGGAGGATTTGAGCGAGCTGGTTACAGAGCGGGAGTTTTTCTATTCCAATACGACCCAGACGACTCCGCCCAAACCGGAGCGGCTGGAACGGGTCATCGGCTGCGGCTGCTCGCCTGTGGTCGAGTATGAAGGAACCGGGGCATATTTTCTGGAAAGACAGACTGAAGGGCTCTGGCGGCTGGAGGTCTACCCGGATGTCGTGTGGATCCGCGACCCGTTCGGCCGGCCCAGCAGGGGCCGTCAGGCGGCATATTTAGCTTGTGGGACAAGGCGGATGAAGATTGCCGTGCCGGATTTAGGGACCTCGTTTACGTATGAGGGGGCCGATGAAGGCAATTCTCTTGCCGGCAGGGCTGCTCAGGGAACTCTGGAAATCCAGCCGGGAGTGTATCGTCTCCAGAGAGAACCCTCCGTTTCAGCGGCAGCCGATTTCAGCCGTGAGTACATTGTACCCGCCCGGCAGAAAAATCCGGTTGTGATTCACCATCTTCCGCCTCGGCAGATTGCAGAAGGCAGACCGTTTGCGGTTCGGGTCAAAGGCGTGTGGGAGCAGCCGCCGCAGGAGGTGGTCTGCTGGGTGCGGAGACAGGCGGGGGCGGAGTTTGAAAAGATTCCGATGAAACCGCTTTCGCGGTTCGACTATGAGGCGTCGATAGAGGGCAAAGCGGGTCAACTTATCGAATATGCGGTGAGTGTGATTCAGGAAGGGCAAATGCTTACGTTTCCGGCGCGGATTGTCGGACCGCCGACTTCTTCAATGAAGGCCGAAGCGGCCCCGCAGGTGCTGTTTGATGCAGCGGCGGTTTCCCAGACGCCGGAGCTGAGGCAGTGGTCCGCCCGTCATGCGTCCGTTTCGCTGCCGGAAGAAGGCGGACGGCGGCGGCTGCGCGTGCAGACGGCCGGATTTGAAGCCAATGGGGCCGTCAGCATTGAACTGGCCCTGAACAGTCCGCCCCCGTCTGAAGGTCCCGACGTTTTTGAGAAGGAAACCTACGAAGATGCCGTTTTGATTTTCAAGGGACGGCCGCTGAGCGAGCAGACCGACCGGCTGGAGCTTTTGCTGATTGACCGCTACGGGATGCAGAACAAGCATCTGCTGCGGCTGGACGGACGAAAAGGCCGCACAGAGATTCTGCTGAAAGATGTCTGCATTGCAAATCTGAAAACGGCACGGCTGACGTTCGGTGCGTGGCTGTTTCCGGGGTCTGAAGGGGCCTCTCACGGCTTTGAGCTGGAGGAGATTGCCGTACGGCCTTCGCCCCCGCTTTGGCAGGTGCCGGTTGCGGCGGCGGAGTCGGAGTTTGTGCTGTTTGAGGCGTCGGCGGACAGCGGCCGACTGATTTTCCCCAATTCGGAACACCGGGTTTCTTTCCGGCACCGACTGACCTCCGGGACGACGGCGGACAATACAGCGCTGCGGGTCGATGTGCCGACGTTTCGTCCGGCGCCGCAGGATGTCTCGTTTCGTCTGCTGTTGGATGAGCGGATAGAGCCGCGCCGGGAGGATTTGAAGCGGCTGAATGCGGTTCGGGTCCGGGTTCGGGCGGGACTGCCCAAGACGAGGCAAATGGAGCTGCTTTTCATTGGGCGGGACGGCTGGGTGCGCGGAGTTCGGATCCCGCTGACCGATGAATGGAAGGAGCACGAAATCCCGCTGAGCCGTTTGGAGCCGATGACGGCCAGCTGGCTGCCGCGGCCTTATCCGACGGTGGGGCTGGATTATTGGGACCAGCCGGACCGAAGCGGCGGCGGGCCGGTTGACTGGAGCCGGCTGGAGGCCGTGCAGGTCTCCTTTGGGGCCCGGCTGTTTCCGGAGGCCGCCAACGAGCCGCACGCCCTGGAAATCGAACGGATTTTTCTTGTCCGTTCTGTCCGACAGGAACAATAA
- a CDS encoding type II secretion system protein yields the protein MKDRMQQRVRAFTLIELLVVIAIISVLLSVLVPSLRKAREQSQGVVCLSNLKQWGILYTLYAQDNDSSLPIGWNGGKMWMTDLLSYYQNTDDLRLCPRATRFLDTVPGQVPGELTAWGRYGYGGISVPYWGEHGQYGSYSVNGWAHNPLDVGVPGTYNIAPAWRDYYWRKISRIRVPSAVPLMGGGMWEGANAIDTDSPPPSRGVEAGKNAYNSGGLSTYCLDRHNGGPNWLFVDGQSRKVGLKELWRLKWNTRWNNNQSRQWPEWMKRYPDY from the coding sequence ATGAAAGACCGTATGCAGCAAAGAGTGCGTGCGTTTACCCTGATTGAACTGCTCGTGGTGATTGCAATTATTTCGGTTCTGCTGTCGGTGCTGGTGCCCAGTCTTCGCAAGGCCCGAGAGCAGTCCCAGGGAGTTGTGTGTCTTTCCAATCTGAAGCAGTGGGGGATCCTCTATACCCTCTATGCACAGGATAATGACTCGAGTCTTCCGATCGGCTGGAACGGCGGGAAAATGTGGATGACGGATTTGCTGTCGTATTATCAGAATACGGACGACCTGCGGCTCTGTCCGCGGGCCACGCGGTTTCTGGATACGGTGCCCGGTCAGGTTCCGGGAGAATTGACGGCCTGGGGCCGGTATGGGTATGGCGGCATTTCTGTGCCTTATTGGGGAGAACACGGCCAGTACGGCAGTTATTCCGTGAACGGCTGGGCACACAACCCGCTGGATGTGGGTGTGCCGGGTACATATAACATTGCTCCGGCCTGGCGGGACTATTACTGGCGGAAAATCAGCCGAATCCGCGTGCCGTCCGCCGTGCCGCTGATGGGCGGCGGAATGTGGGAGGGGGCCAATGCCATCGATACGGATTCGCCGCCGCCGTCGCGGGGAGTCGAAGCCGGCAAGAACGCCTACAACAGCGGCGGTCTGAGCACGTATTGTCTGGACCGGCACAACGGCGGTCCCAACTGGCTGTTTGTCGATGGACAGAGTCGAAAAGTCGGTCTGAAAGAGTTATGGCGGCTGAAATGGAACACGCGGTGGAATAATAATCAAAGCCGTCAGTGGCCGGAATGGATGAAACGCTACCCGGATTATTGA
- a CDS encoding LamG domain-containing protein: MRRRIQMGLAVLAVMLAAQAGAVELLVNGNLNSWTGGVPDGWYVYIGNPNQAWFAMETSFTYDGSPCAVMYPSQGEWPGVELGQTVIFEPNSFSVLHFSCVVVTRWYSSNNWGDATVEITYREPNGTYLAYDEFILFANNQYPVPTVWTAYNHDFTVPPGAGQATLVLRGSDWLKGVYWDNISLSYSGTTQAEWLSPANNSTIPWEDPTRCGYGPTLRWKAAQEATGVHYVYLGTSEEAVANATTSSPEFLGTVPLGEPNFVLSLGQVVKGQTYYWRVDETTSSGVVKAAGVWRFTISPFTDLDLFDYASTAALQAVWGSGAVLNNGAMEIAYDHTGSSYLTEVAADADLFGCSTDWTRGGNGLLTLDVKGHDNMVDSIYVTLESNGGVQRGTVQYRDVRELNQQAGYEWFHFWPIALQEFAAQGVDLTAVSRIIIGVGTKASPTPGGAGSVLVNNLRLSTPMCLRGYTPADINQDCVADIYDFVEIARNWLKEAASVTAQTPSRGPVLWYAFDEGTGTTVSDLSGFGYHGTIVPGADPNAVWGGVGSGIGGSNCLYLNNSAYVQVPAAAANIGDPNAAPPALGAESTISLWVKDPGQSDADGELFQIGQDGAVLGNWMNVTGKFEYEAGGDTLVWTGSRYYSSTDLYSNPSHPQDEWVHYAFVKSASAGLMRIYQNGRLVVEMPAFSTYSPAVDDTNGFFSIGAWRWSGGAGGFVDGWIDDFRVYDYALSPEEVLQLAQEGGAASSPMLQPLIEPADVNGDSRIDLEDAAELARLWLQAAVYPD, translated from the coding sequence ATGAGGCGAAGAATACAGATGGGGCTGGCTGTTCTGGCGGTGATGCTGGCGGCTCAGGCCGGAGCGGTGGAACTGCTGGTCAACGGGAATCTGAACAGCTGGACCGGCGGTGTGCCGGACGGCTGGTATGTGTATATCGGCAATCCTAATCAGGCCTGGTTTGCCATGGAAACATCCTTTACGTATGACGGAAGTCCCTGTGCGGTGATGTATCCCAGCCAGGGGGAATGGCCGGGGGTGGAGCTGGGACAGACGGTAATTTTTGAGCCGAATTCGTTTTCGGTCCTCCATTTCAGCTGTGTAGTCGTTACACGCTGGTACAGTTCGAACAACTGGGGGGATGCCACGGTTGAGATTACCTATCGCGAGCCGAATGGAACGTATCTGGCGTATGATGAATTCATCCTTTTCGCGAATAATCAGTATCCGGTTCCGACGGTGTGGACAGCGTATAATCATGATTTTACCGTTCCGCCGGGTGCCGGACAGGCCACGTTGGTCCTGCGCGGCTCCGATTGGCTCAAAGGGGTGTATTGGGATAATATTTCGCTCAGCTACTCCGGAACAACGCAGGCAGAGTGGCTTTCTCCAGCCAACAACAGTACGATTCCGTGGGAGGACCCGACCCGATGCGGTTATGGACCTACGCTGCGGTGGAAAGCGGCTCAGGAGGCGACCGGCGTTCATTATGTGTATCTGGGAACCAGCGAGGAGGCGGTGGCGAATGCCACAACCTCCTCTCCGGAGTTTCTGGGGACGGTTCCGCTGGGCGAACCGAATTTTGTCCTTTCGCTCGGACAGGTGGTCAAAGGGCAGACGTATTACTGGCGTGTGGATGAAACCACATCGAGCGGGGTAGTCAAGGCGGCGGGTGTCTGGCGGTTTACCATCAGTCCGTTTACGGATTTGGATTTGTTTGACTATGCTTCAACGGCCGCTCTCCAGGCGGTTTGGGGCAGCGGAGCGGTTTTGAACAATGGGGCGATGGAGATTGCCTATGACCATACCGGCAGTTCGTATCTGACAGAAGTGGCGGCGGATGCGGATTTATTCGGATGCTCAACGGACTGGACCCGCGGCGGCAACGGGCTGCTGACGCTGGATGTCAAGGGCCATGATAACATGGTCGATTCAATTTATGTAACGCTTGAATCCAACGGCGGAGTCCAACGCGGCACCGTTCAGTATCGCGATGTCCGAGAACTCAATCAGCAGGCGGGCTATGAGTGGTTCCATTTTTGGCCCATCGCTTTGCAGGAATTTGCGGCGCAGGGGGTGGACCTGACGGCCGTGAGTCGGATTATCATCGGTGTCGGGACGAAAGCGTCTCCGACTCCCGGCGGAGCCGGTTCGGTTCTGGTAAACAACCTGAGGCTGAGCACTCCGATGTGTCTGCGGGGCTATACGCCGGCGGATATTAATCAGGATTGCGTAGCAGATATTTACGACTTTGTCGAAATCGCCAGGAACTGGCTGAAGGAAGCCGCCTCGGTGACCGCTCAGACGCCTTCGCGGGGACCGGTGCTCTGGTATGCCTTTGACGAGGGGACCGGCACAACTGTCAGCGATTTGTCGGGTTTCGGCTATCACGGAACGATTGTACCGGGTGCGGATCCCAACGCAGTCTGGGGCGGAGTCGGCAGCGGTATCGGCGGTTCAAATTGTCTGTATCTGAACAACAGTGCCTATGTGCAGGTGCCTGCGGCGGCGGCCAATATCGGCGACCCAAATGCTGCCCCGCCGGCGCTGGGCGCCGAATCCACAATTTCGCTCTGGGTCAAAGACCCCGGGCAAAGCGATGCAGATGGCGAACTGTTCCAAATCGGACAGGATGGAGCTGTTCTGGGCAACTGGATGAATGTCACAGGCAAGTTTGAGTATGAAGCGGGCGGCGATACGCTCGTCTGGACCGGCAGCCGATATTATTCGTCAACAGACCTGTACAGCAATCCGTCTCATCCGCAGGACGAATGGGTGCATTATGCCTTTGTGAAGAGTGCTTCGGCAGGCCTGATGCGGATTTACCAGAACGGCCGATTAGTCGTTGAAATGCCCGCATTCAGCACGTATTCACCGGCCGTGGATGACACAAACGGCTTCTTTTCCATCGGGGCCTGGCGGTGGTCGGGCGGCGCCGGCGGATTTGTGGACGGCTGGATTGATGACTTCCGCGTCTATGATTACGCCCTTTCGCCGGAAGAGGTGCTCCAGCTGGCTCAGGAGGGCGGTGCGGCCTCCAGTCCGATGCTTCAGCCGCTCATTGAACCGGCAGATGTTAACGGCGACAGCCGCATTGATTTAGAAGATGCAGCGGAACTGGCTCGACTGTGGCTGCAGGCTGCTGTTTATCCTGATTGA
- a CDS encoding carbohydrate binding domain-containing protein has protein sequence MQKRMICLLAAGLMLSGSVWANLLTNGDFNTGDLSGWWTWVPDTVNQSISIETAYTYDSTPNAKMWSATDGSWQEMGQSFAVAAGANYVLSLVYNATDWANAGINLKYWDSSWSYVGYQWIPLLTPPNSGQWTSFVQTFTTPAGAAYAEVKFAMGGWGTLYVDNVSVVPEPASLVMLGLGGLALVRRR, from the coding sequence ATGCAGAAACGAATGATCTGTTTGCTGGCGGCAGGACTGATGCTCAGCGGCTCTGTTTGGGCGAATCTGCTGACCAACGGGGATTTCAACACAGGTGATTTGAGCGGCTGGTGGACGTGGGTGCCGGATACGGTCAATCAGTCCATTTCGATTGAGACCGCCTATACGTATGATTCCACGCCGAATGCGAAGATGTGGTCGGCAACGGACGGCTCCTGGCAGGAAATGGGGCAGTCGTTTGCGGTGGCGGCCGGAGCGAATTATGTGCTCAGTCTGGTGTACAATGCTACGGATTGGGCCAATGCAGGCATCAATCTGAAATACTGGGATTCGAGCTGGAGCTATGTCGGGTATCAGTGGATACCGTTGCTGACGCCGCCGAATTCGGGTCAGTGGACTTCGTTTGTCCAGACCTTCACCACACCGGCAGGGGCGGCCTATGCAGAGGTGAAGTTCGCGATGGGCGGCTGGGGCACGCTGTATGTGGACAATGTGAGCGTGGTGCCTGAACCGGCCAGTCTGGTAATGCTCGGACTGGGCGGCCTGGCGCTGGTGCGGCGTCGGTAA